Proteins encoded by one window of Pseudomonadota bacterium:
- a CDS encoding DUF116 domain-containing protein, with amino-acid sequence MSHFKQYQGGLGDGEGRNLGDEWLDWDGRDEGHIREGKALFLMAAAAFALLACAAAAAFVYLIAPRIAEWHRLLPPFAWLMAALFGALFLAWYAQLFITVAGGRKVLFSPLALKPLYDLVFSGAFRVARLFKISRDRMGHSFIKVSNSISRAVKPADRQENLLILLPRCLTKEQLQQINALKEIYPITIHTVSGGELARKKVKEVRPTAVIGVACERDLVSGIRDVGTTFSVIGITNRRPEGPCRNTHIDMQELIGSIEFFVGPPKNNNSLS; translated from the coding sequence ATGAGTCATTTCAAACAATACCAGGGCGGGCTCGGCGACGGCGAGGGCAGAAACCTCGGCGACGAGTGGCTCGACTGGGACGGAAGGGACGAGGGCCACATCAGGGAGGGCAAGGCGCTCTTCCTCATGGCGGCCGCAGCGTTTGCGCTGCTGGCGTGCGCCGCTGCCGCGGCGTTCGTCTATCTCATCGCGCCGCGGATCGCGGAGTGGCACAGGCTTCTGCCGCCGTTCGCGTGGCTCATGGCGGCCCTCTTCGGGGCCCTCTTCCTCGCATGGTACGCGCAGCTCTTCATCACCGTAGCCGGCGGCCGAAAGGTCCTCTTCTCGCCTCTGGCGCTCAAGCCGCTCTACGACCTCGTCTTCTCGGGCGCGTTCAGGGTCGCTCGGCTCTTCAAGATCTCGCGCGACCGCATGGGCCACTCGTTCATCAAGGTCTCGAACTCGATCTCGCGCGCGGTCAAGCCCGCGGACAGGCAGGAGAACCTCCTCATCCTCCTGCCGCGCTGCCTCACGAAGGAGCAGCTGCAGCAGATAAACGCGCTGAAGGAGATCTACCCCATCACGATCCACACCGTATCAGGGGGCGAGCTCGCCAGGAAGAAGGTCAAGGAGGTCCGCCCCACCGCGGTCATCGGCGTTGCCTGCGAGCGCGACCTGGTGAGCGGCATCAGGGACGTGGGCACGACATTCTCCGTAATAGGGATCACGAACCGGAGGCCCGAGGGGCCCTGCAGGAACACGCACATCGACATGCAGGAGCTCATCGGCTCGATCGAATTCTTCGTCGGCCCGCCTAAGAACAATAATTCATTAAGTTAG
- a CDS encoding vitamin B12-dependent ribonucleotide reductase — MVTKAAQRTARSNTGKAKAHLAPAQNGLKIQRRFTRRGADPLGEVVYAERASLITDPDGSVVFRMEGAEVPEQWSQLATDILVSKYFRKRGVPGEGYETSARQVISRIVKAIAASGVEQGGYFASAEDAEAFEAELSYMLINQVGAFNSPVWFNCGLYQSYGIEGSGGNWHWDPKEKGFRQTLNSYEHPQCSACFIQSVSDDLMSIFSLARNEAKLFKYGSGTGTNFSALRSKYERLSGGGTSSGLMSFLEVLDRGAGATKSGGTTRRAAKMVCLDADHPEIADFVEWKVGEEKKVAALIEAGYSADFNGEAYKTVSGQNSNNSVRASDDFMYAYLNDEPWETRLRTTGEIHERLSARELMHKICNATWACADPGLQFDTTINKWHTCKASGRINSSNPCSEFMFVDDSACNLASINLMKFYDEDTGTFDVGGFEHACRVFTIAQEILVDFSSYPTESIARNSHIFRPLGLGYANLGTMLMVSGLPYDSDEARALCATITAIMTGAAYRASSEIASKIGAFDEYAKNRESMLEVIRMHRDAVYAIPQEGCPQYLLDAARSGWDRCLAEGERAGYRNSQVTVLAPTGTIGLLMDCDTTGIEPDFTLVKFKKLAGGGYFKIVNRSVQMALRKLGYSKREIDDIIVYMQGTADLVGSPHINEHSLRDKGFTDEDLARVARALPGIYSLPYAFSANVLGKEAMARFGLTEEQYEAKGFNMLRSLGFSDAQIEEAGLTICGRMTIEGAPHLKHEHLAVFDCANKCGAHGTRFIAPMAHIKMMAAAQKCISGAISKTVNLPGETTVEDVERIYVEAWRQGLKAVALYRDGSKMAQPLSATAKELKKKLDTNVTEDGLAAAAQTQPVLKRRRLPKKRRGFTQEARIGGHKVYLRTGEYDDGTLGELFIDMHKEGAAFRSLMNCFAIAISLGLQYGVPLEEYVDCFTFTRFEPQGVCDHPNIKMSTSVIDYIFRVLGMEYLGRTDFVQVKPTKDEDLKMELESSAAIARSEEGKRDGAPAEKKDPPVAAVARPQQSASADGLQTAAQQAVVVNIAEAKRANQGVTAQLSGMMGDAPFCDQCGHVTVRNGACYKCINCGNSMGCS, encoded by the coding sequence ATGGTCACGAAAGCAGCGCAGCGCACCGCACGTTCGAACACAGGCAAGGCCAAGGCCCATCTTGCGCCCGCGCAGAACGGGCTCAAGATCCAAAGGCGCTTCACCAGGCGCGGCGCTGACCCGCTGGGCGAGGTGGTCTACGCAGAGCGCGCGAGCCTCATCACCGACCCGGACGGCTCGGTCGTCTTCCGCATGGAGGGGGCCGAGGTCCCAGAGCAGTGGTCGCAGCTGGCAACCGACATCCTCGTCTCGAAGTACTTCCGCAAGCGCGGCGTCCCCGGCGAGGGGTACGAGACCAGCGCGCGCCAGGTGATATCGCGCATCGTGAAGGCGATAGCCGCTTCCGGCGTCGAGCAGGGCGGCTACTTCGCCTCCGCCGAGGACGCCGAGGCCTTCGAGGCGGAGCTGTCTTACATGCTCATAAACCAGGTCGGCGCATTCAACTCGCCGGTCTGGTTCAACTGCGGCCTCTACCAGTCCTACGGCATAGAGGGCAGCGGCGGGAACTGGCACTGGGACCCGAAGGAGAAGGGGTTCAGGCAGACCCTCAATTCGTACGAGCACCCGCAGTGCTCCGCCTGCTTCATACAGTCGGTCTCGGACGATCTCATGTCGATCTTCAGCCTGGCGCGCAACGAGGCCAAGCTCTTCAAGTACGGATCCGGGACCGGCACCAACTTCTCCGCGCTGCGCTCCAAGTACGAGAGGCTCTCGGGCGGCGGCACGAGCTCCGGGCTCATGAGTTTCCTCGAGGTGCTCGACAGGGGCGCCGGCGCCACGAAGTCCGGCGGCACGACCAGGCGCGCGGCCAAGATGGTGTGCCTCGACGCGGACCACCCCGAGATAGCCGACTTCGTGGAGTGGAAGGTGGGCGAGGAGAAGAAGGTGGCCGCCCTCATCGAGGCGGGATATTCGGCCGATTTCAACGGCGAGGCGTACAAGACCGTCTCGGGCCAGAACTCCAACAACTCGGTGCGCGCGAGCGACGACTTCATGTACGCCTATCTCAACGACGAGCCATGGGAGACGAGGCTGCGCACCACCGGCGAGATCCACGAGAGGCTGTCCGCCAGGGAGCTCATGCACAAGATATGCAACGCCACCTGGGCGTGCGCCGACCCGGGGCTGCAGTTCGACACCACGATCAACAAGTGGCACACCTGCAAGGCGTCGGGCCGCATCAACTCCTCGAACCCCTGCTCCGAGTTCATGTTCGTGGACGACTCGGCGTGCAACCTGGCCTCCATCAACCTCATGAAGTTCTACGACGAGGACACGGGCACGTTCGACGTGGGGGGCTTCGAGCACGCGTGCCGCGTCTTCACGATTGCGCAGGAGATCCTGGTGGACTTCTCCTCGTATCCCACCGAGTCGATAGCCCGCAACAGCCACATCTTCAGGCCGCTGGGGCTTGGCTACGCCAACCTGGGCACCATGCTCATGGTGAGCGGCCTTCCCTACGACTCCGACGAGGCGAGGGCGCTGTGCGCGACCATCACCGCCATAATGACCGGCGCCGCCTACAGGGCCTCCTCCGAGATCGCGTCCAAAATCGGCGCGTTCGACGAGTATGCAAAGAACCGCGAGTCAATGCTCGAGGTGATCCGCATGCACCGCGACGCGGTCTACGCCATCCCGCAGGAGGGATGCCCGCAGTACCTCCTGGACGCGGCCCGCTCCGGGTGGGACCGGTGCCTGGCCGAGGGCGAGCGCGCGGGCTACCGCAACTCGCAGGTCACGGTGCTCGCCCCCACCGGCACCATAGGCCTTCTCATGGACTGCGATACCACCGGCATCGAGCCCGACTTCACCCTGGTCAAGTTCAAGAAGCTCGCGGGCGGCGGTTACTTCAAGATCGTCAATCGCTCGGTGCAGATGGCGCTGAGAAAGCTGGGCTACTCGAAGCGCGAGATAGACGACATCATCGTGTACATGCAGGGGACCGCCGACCTCGTCGGCTCGCCGCACATCAACGAGCACAGCCTGCGCGACAAGGGGTTCACCGATGAGGACCTGGCCAGGGTCGCCAGGGCGCTCCCCGGGATATACAGCCTGCCGTACGCGTTCAGCGCGAACGTGCTCGGCAAGGAGGCCATGGCGCGCTTCGGCCTCACCGAGGAGCAGTACGAGGCAAAGGGCTTCAACATGCTGCGCTCGCTCGGGTTCTCCGACGCCCAGATCGAGGAGGCCGGTCTCACCATATGCGGCAGGATGACCATCGAGGGCGCTCCGCACCTGAAGCACGAGCACCTGGCGGTCTTCGACTGCGCCAACAAGTGCGGCGCCCACGGCACCCGGTTCATCGCGCCCATGGCGCACATAAAGATGATGGCAGCCGCGCAGAAGTGCATCTCCGGCGCGATCTCCAAGACCGTGAACCTCCCCGGCGAGACCACGGTCGAGGACGTGGAGAGGATATACGTGGAGGCCTGGCGGCAGGGGCTGAAGGCCGTGGCGCTCTACCGCGACGGGTCCAAGATGGCGCAGCCGCTCTCCGCAACCGCGAAAGAGCTCAAAAAAAAACTGGATACGAATGTTACGGAGGATGGTCTCGCTGCTGCGGCCCAGACCCAGCCTGTTCTTAAGCGCCGCAGGCTCCCCAAGAAGCGCCGCGGTTTCACGCAGGAGGCGCGCATCGGGGGCCACAAGGTCTATCTGCGCACCGGCGAGTACGATGACGGCACCCTCGGCGAGCTCTTCATAGACATGCACAAGGAGGGCGCCGCCTTCCGAAGCCTCATGAACTGTTTCGCCATCGCCATATCGCTGGGGCTCCAGTACGGCGTCCCTCTCGAGGAGTACGTGGACTGCTTCACCTTCACCCGATTCGAGCCGCAGGGGGTCTGCGACCACCCGAACATCAAGATGTCCACCTCGGTCATCGACTACATCTTCCGCGTCCTGGGGATGGAGTATCTAGGCCGGACCGACTTCGTCCAGGTGAAGCCCACGAAGGACGAGGACCTCAAGATGGAGCTGGAGAGCTCGGCCGCAATAGCGCGCAGCGAGGAGGGGAAGAGGGATGGGGCGCCCGCCGAGAAGAAAGACCCGCCCGTGGCGGCCGTCGCCCGGCCGCAGCAGTCCGCATCGGCCGACGGGCTGCAGACCGCTGCCCAGCAGGCGGTGGTCGTGAACATCGCCGAGGCCAAGCGCGCGAACCAGGGCGTGACCGCGCAGCTCTCCGGCATGATGGGCGACGCCCCGTTCTGCGACCAGTGCGGCCACGTGACGGTTCGCAACGGCGCGTGCTACAAGTGCATCAACTGCGGCAACTCGATGGGATGCTCGTAA